Part of the Pyricularia oryzae 70-15 chromosome 3, whole genome shotgun sequence genome, TGACTTCAGGATAGACACCGCGCCCCTGGCCGCGATCCTGGGCTACTCCGTATTTGGGTTTGGGGATCGAGAGGGTTGGCCAACCGAGGAGGAAGGGTTCTGCTTCCAGGCCAAGGAGGTTGACAGATGGATGGCAAAGTTGACAGCGCGCAAGCGGGCGTGCCCTCTTGGTATGGGAGACTCCAAGACTGACGCACCGGAGCGGTTGTCAGAGTGGCACGATGGTGTTGTTGATGTGCTGAGCCTTCTTGCAAGAACTGGGTCGCTGGGTGAAGGTGTGCCCGGCTCTGGGGATGCGGTTGAGAGTGAGGATGAAGGCGGCTCCAAcgaggatgatgacgaggTGCTCATCGAGGAGAACGGATGGACAGAGAAAAAACCCAAGAAGTCGAAATCGAAGGCACTTGACGATGTGGAAGATATTGGGCGGATGCTGGATACATCTCGCGCGAATGGTACGGCACCGCCGGTTGCTGTAGATTTTACGACATATGATAAGCCCAAGGGTGGCAGTAGGAAACAGCCCGCCGTCCAGACCGTCAAACAGATGGTGCCGAAAAGCTCTCCAACATATACGGCGCTCACCAAACAAGGCTATGCCATCGTCGGCTCACATTCAGGTGTCAAGATTTGCCGTTGGACAAAGTCGGCCCTAAGAGGACGAGGCAGCTGCTACAAATACTCATTCTACGGAATCAACTCTCACCAGTGCATGGAAGCAACACCTTCGCTTTCATGTTCCAACAAATGCGTTTTCTGCTGGCGTCACGGAACCAACCCCGTCGGCACGACCTGGCGCTGGGTCGCTGATCCACCCGACATGATATTCGACGGGATCAGGTCAGGGCACTACCAAAAGATCAAGATGATGCGAGGAGTGCCCGGAGTAAGGGCAGAGCGGTTTGCCGAGGCGATGCGCATTCGCCACTGTGCTCTTTCGCTCGTAGGCGAGCCCATCTTTTACCCACACATAAACGAGTTCCTTCAACTTCTGCACGCCGAACATATCTCGTCCTTCCTGGTCTGCAATGCGCAGCATCCTGACCAGCTTGCTGCCCTTGGACACGTGACGCAGCTCTATGTGTCCATCGACGCCTCGAACAAGGATTCGCTGCGCCGCATCGACAGGCCGCTACATCGCGACTTTTGGGAGCGCCTGCAGCGTTGCTTGGATATCCTACGGGAGAAGAGGTTCCGACAACGTACCGTGTTCAGACTGACTCTCGTCAAGGGTTTCAACGTCGAGGACGAGGTTGAGGGCTATGCCGACATGGTTGAAAAGGCTATGCCGTGCTTTGTGGAGGTCAAGGGCGTCACTTACTGTGGTACATCGACGTCTGCCGGCGCTGGTTTGAGCATGTCAAACGTACCCTTTTACCACGAAGTGACGGAATTTGTCACTGCGCTAGAAAAGTCGCTGCGCAAGAGGGGTCTGGCGTATGGGCTCGCGGCAGAGCATGCGCACAGCTGCTGTGTGTTGCTGGCTAGCGAGCGTTTCCTGgtggatgggaaatggcacACCCGCATTGATTATGAAAAgtttttccaactcctggaGCAGAAGGGACCGCATGGAGACTTCAGCCCCGAGGACTACATGGGACCCGAGACGCCCGAATGGGCTACATGGGGTAACGGAGGTTTCGATCCCCGTGACCAGAGGGTGGATAGAAAAGGAAGGCCTATAGAAGCCTAGTGTATACGACTCTtgagttctagaactaggtagTCTAAAACCCCTGGACACCTGGGCTTGTCACAAAGTGCAACAAAAAACAGAGCAATTAGCATCATGCCGTTGATCATTAGAAAATTCTGCGCAGTATCGCCCCTGATCGCCCAGAGCGATGATGTCTACAGTATATACAAAGTGTTCTACAGAATATTGGAGGGTCACCCCAGGCTAAACGACCACCCTTTTTTCGGGGCTCCCCTGTATTGGTACAAAAATTTCCAACCCGATCGAGAAACGACCGAGTACATAAATGGGTGGCACTATATGtgccttttgctttttttttgctgttcgTAACATGCGGTGCTGGATGAATGTCGAATCGAGGTTTCATGAATTGTTGGCGGGATCGAGAAGTGCAGATATCATTTCGGATCGTGGAGTCTGGATAGGGTACCGGGTGCTATTTGCGGGGATCTCTCGAGTTTGTATCGACAGTCGGGCTTTATAGCTCTAGTCAAGACCGGCAGCGGGAGGCATGTCATCCACATCGACATCGACGACGTCGTCTAACGGTCCAGACTtgccggcggcagcggccggTCCCGAGGCGGCCGTCAACTTAAGGTCCTTGTCGTATGCAATCATCTCAGCCAGGACATCGAGAGTGGGCTGTAAGGATCTGTTGTTAGTACTGAAAAGCAAAAGAGGCTTGCAGGGGCCAACGGTCAGCAGCAAAATGGTGGCTCCGGCTTACCTTGGCCACAATGCTGTTGTAAATGGGAATCAGGTCTCCCGGGCTCGGATAGACCTTGAGGGCGCAGTAGAAGTGTAGTGCACACTCGATGGTTTTTGTGGCTATTTCCCAGGTTATGCAGAGTTAGCTTCCAGCAGAGACaaaagaaggacaagaaaaagacgGAGGCTTGTGCAGGGCCACACTTACGATCGTTGGCGAGGGCCTCGCCGATGGTGACCTGCTCGTTGAAAAACTgctccttctcctcgacACCGGTAGGAAAGCCGGCCAGCTTAATGTCGTCGACGGCTTGCCTGATCAGCTCGAGGCGTTGACCTTCGGCAGCTTCGGCGCCGTCCTTCTCGACGCGCGCCTGCTTGCGCTCGTTGCGGCGCAGCTGACGACGGAACTCGGAGGATGTGCGGCGCTGGTGGTCAAAGTACACAGCGTATGCTTAAGGTACGGGAGCGAGCTGGAAGTCAGTTTATGCAGGGACGACCAGGTGTGCTGGAGATCGGAGCTCACCCAAAAGACCAGTCGCGAGCGCTGCCGCCGAGGCTGTCCATATCATGGTGTTTTGCTGCATGTCGAAAGGGAAATGAGAAGACTGCTGCAAAGTACTGCTGGTGGCTGGGCaaaataagaaaaagaaCCAGATAATCGCGTGAGTACGCTGAATCTGGTAGTCGAGCTGATATTGTACTTGCAGATGAATAGGCTGGTATGGATGGATGCAACGGCTGTGTTTGCTTTCAGTCGTTTTTGGTAATCTCCAACTTTGACCTGGTACGCAGGCCAAATTTTTACAATCTTATCAGCTAGTTCGCGGTACAAGGTACCTTATGAATTGGGGGCCACATAGTAAGGTAGCTACCCTTCCAGCTATTGGTAGCTCCTCGCCCAGCCCCAAGCTTTTGTACTGCAGGTGGAGTACATGGTTGCAGTCAAGGCCCCACCTGGTCGTGTCAAGCTCCATCGAATGGGGGACGGGTTACCGTTAGGTCGCTACACGATTTGGCATCATCCGAACATCGTTAAACTCCTTTGTCACGCAGCAATCAAGCCACCGCCTAGAAGGCGGTTTCGAACGAATTAGTATTTTGTTGTACTTTTTCTGCACTTTTCCGTGGCCTCTCGTTTTGTACCCAAGTAATTTTTCTCTCGAAATGAGCGATGAACGGGGGCTGAAGTCCCTCCGGGCAGGGGCTAAGAGGAAAACTGTCCGACCGACCATCAGCAACCCCCGACCCGTCAATGAGCCCAACAAGAATGTTGATATCCCCAGAGGCAGGGCCGGTCCCCCGGACGGACCTTTGGTGGTTCGTCAGCGTCCACCTTTGGCAAGCGGAAAAGTAAGTGCCGTTAGCCATTGGCCATTACATGACGATTGACGTGGTTGTCCTCATCTTGGCCGATACTGACGCGGGTTCCCGATAGACCTCGGATCTCGTAAAACGCCGTTTTTCTACTCGTTTCAATGACCTACCTACCGACGGCTTTGCGCCGCCCATGCCGGCTCTTCCATCATTTGATTCATACGAAGCAGCCAGTAGCAGAGATAGGGAGATGAGAGGTGCACCACCCTCACGGGGTGCCGGTGCTCCCCTTTCCGTCGACCGCAGGGTTTTGGGCGACCCGAACCTCAGTGCCGAACAGTACGTGGCCAAGATCTTGAGTGACGCCACCGAAGATGAAATCCGTGAGTTCGAAGAGTCGCTGCGAGGGCTGAAGGACGGTACATCTCAACGTCTTCAGGCCAATGTGCTCCAGAACCGGACTCAGTTTATCAAGATCAGCAAGGAGGCCGAAAAGCTCAAGGGAGAGATGCGCGCGCTGAAGAATCTGATGTCGGAGCTCAAGGCTAATACAACTGCGCTCCGGGCCGCTTCTTCGGGCAATGGACCCAACGGCGACTCTTCGGACCCCAGTGGTGGTTTCTCTACTGGCCTGAGCAAGCGTGACAAGAGAAGCTCCGTGGCGGACCGTACGGCCCTCTGGAACTCGCAGATGCAGGCATTGTACAAGAATGTTGAGGGTTCGCAGAAGTTCTTGCCACACTCACCCACCCGACATGTGTTGCAGAACGCCGGACCATGGATTGAGCTCGACAATGCGACTTACAAGTCCAGGCGGTCCATTCAGATCTTTCTCCTAAACGATCACCTTCTGATTGCATCCAGAAAGAAGCGCAAGGCCGACGTGTCTGGCGATTTCAGGGGCCCTGAGATGAAGCTCGTTGCGGATAGGTGCTGGCCGCTGCTTGATATTGAAGTTGTGGATATGTCTGGGTCGGGTGAGACCTCGAGCGGCCGTAACAAGCTTGCCGAGGCAATCATGGTCAGGGGCGTAGGGCAAGAGACTCTTATCTACCGTACcgaaaagccagatggaCCCGAGAAGGCATCACTGCTCATGAACATTCGAAAAGCAGTCGAGGAATTGCGAAGGGGGCTTCAATCGGAAATGGACGCCAACAATAAGGCCAAGGATACCATCAACTACTTTGCTTCGCGAGATCCTGGGCTTCTCCAGAAGACTGCACTTCTCGAGACGTTGTCTGACATCAAAGACATGCTCATCGAGGTGGATGGCAAGCAGCAGAACTTGCGCTGGGTTGAGAGTCAGATGGACGAGCTCGACATCGACGTAGCACTGCAACGTTTCGACCCAGCCGTGCAGCGTGTGGAGAAGCTCAAGGGCCTTGCTCGAGGGTTGAAGAACAACGCAATCGCACAAGACTTTATTGAGTTCAAGGTTGAGGAAAGGACGGCAAAGCTGGCAGCTATAATTTCGCGGGAGCTGGTTGACTCGCACGACAGCCCGCGCAAGACCAAGCGCAATGTTGCTTGGCTAACGAAACTGGGGTTCGAAGACCGCGCCCGCGAAGCTTACTTGGAGGCGCGAAGCAATATCATCCAAAAACGATCAAGGTGAGTTCAGCGAATCCCTTTCTTGATATATACCACTCGTACCAAGTTCCAGAGACTGATCCGTCGTGATATTTCCTATTACGCGCAGGCAATGCATATTCCAAGGTGATCTATGGGTTTACATTTGGGAGATATCTTTTGTCTACTTCACTGTTATCAAGAACACGGTGGCCTGCTTCCAGAGCTGCTTTCCGCCCCCGATGATGAGTGTGTGCGTCAAGTGGGCTAAGGAAGAGGTGGATGCCTTCAACGCAATCCTCGCACGTCAGCTCAGCAGCACGGAG contains:
- a CDS encoding tRNA wybutosine-synthesizing protein 1 yields the protein MSHPLGTTSSLGNLPSLAVEIWHTYRIQVILSVVAALILLRFYLEHTQGRDKSSVAFANKFGEENVKDGPSPPPVETQKKSTSLEKTKPSGPRRIKGDVNKTGKNGGAQADITATGREILPLVFFSCVTGRTDKVAREYAARLDESLRALPAVAGCSFRESRILDLSEIDYDEYFISVPKIEAQKEGSRVELLYLLLLPSFNIDTINDTFLEHLQETHHDFRIDTAPLAAILGYSVFGFGDREGWPTEEEGFCFQAKEVDRWMAKLTARKRACPLGMGDSKTDAPERLSEWHDGVVDVLSLLARTGSLGEGVPGSGDAVESEDEGGSNEDDDEVLIEENGWTEKKPKKSKSKALDDVEDIGRMLDTSRANGTAPPVAVDFTTYDKPKGGSRKQPAVQTVKQMVPKSSPTYTALTKQGYAIVGSHSGVKICRWTKSALRGRGSCYKYSFYGINSHQCMEATPSLSCSNKCVFCWRHGTNPVGTTWRWVADPPDMIFDGIRSGHYQKIKMMRGVPGVRAERFAEAMRIRHCALSLVGEPIFYPHINEFLQLLHAEHISSFLVCNAQHPDQLAALGHVTQLYVSIDASNKDSLRRIDRPLHRDFWERLQRCLDILREKRFRQRTVFRLTLVKGFNVEDEVEGYADMVEKAMPCFVEVKGVTYCGTSTSAGAGLSMSNVPFYHEVTEFVTALEKSLRKRGLAYGLAAEHAHSCCVLLASERFLVDGKWHTRIDYEKFFQLLEQKGPHGDFSPEDYMGPETPEWATWGNGGFDPRDQRVDRKGRPIEA
- a CDS encoding mitochondrial import receptor subunit tom-20, whose protein sequence is MQQNTMIWTASAAALATGLLAYAVYFDHQRRTSSEFRRQLRRNERKQARVEKDGAEAAEGQRLELIRQAVDDIKLAGFPTGVEEKEQFFNEQVTIGEALANDPTKTIECALHFYCALKVYPSPGDLIPIYNSIVAKPTLDVLAEMIAYDKDLKLTAASGPAAAAGKSGPLDDVVDVDVDDMPPAAGLD
- a CDS encoding exocyst complex component EXO84, with product MSDERGLKSLRAGAKRKTVRPTISNPRPVNEPNKNVDIPRGRAGPPDGPLVVRQRPPLASGKTSDLVKRRFSTRFNDLPTDGFAPPMPALPSFDSYEAASSRDREMRGAPPSRGAGAPLSVDRRVLGDPNLSAEQYVAKILSDATEDEIREFEESLRGLKDGTSQRLQANVLQNRTQFIKISKEAEKLKGEMRALKNLMSELKANTTALRAASSGNGPNGDSSDPSGGFSTGLSKRDKRSSVADRTALWNSQMQALYKNVEGSQKFLPHSPTRHVLQNAGPWIELDNATYKSRRSIQIFLLNDHLLIASRKKRKADVSGDFRGPEMKLVADRCWPLLDIEVVDMSGSGETSSGRNKLAEAIMVRGVGQETLIYRTEKPDGPEKASLLMNIRKAVEELRRGLQSEMDANNKAKDTINYFASRDPGLLQKTALLETLSDIKDMLIEVDGKQQNLRWVESQMDELDIDVALQRFDPAVQRVEKLKGLARGLKNNAIAQDFIEFKVEERTAKLAAIISRELVDSHDSPRKTKRNVAWLTKLGFEDRAREAYLEARSNIIQKRSRQCIFQGDLWVYIWEISFVYFTVIKNTVACFQSCFPPPMMSVCVKWAKEEVDAFNAILARQLSSTERDGEIWRKCVDQAKTHADMLSEVGLDFRNLVGRVPEPGAAKKAASQAPALGLGLS